Below is a genomic region from Neosynechococcus sphagnicola sy1.
CCAGGTCACGGTTAGCCCTGTTGCTGTTGGTATTTGACAGCTGTCGTCCTCATGGTATTGGTCTGCTTAACTGCCTCTGTGATCAGAGATGATGTTGATCCCAACCTGCCTCCATCTGCTCCTGTTTTTCCTCATTTGGGTGGGATTGTGGCTTCCCTTTGCAGTCCCCCTCGCCATCACCCTCCACTGGCGACCCTCCCAGCCCTTGCAACTTCAACAAAAGCTACCCCTATTAGCTTCTTTGTATGTGTTGGCTCCACTGCTCCTCAGGGGGTGGTTGCAGGTGATGGGTGGGACGTGGGCTGATTATGGGCTGGTCTGGCAATCGACCCTGGGGGTGTCACTGGGGATAGGGTTGGGAGTTGGCAGCCTCGGTCTACTGTTTTTATTCGTCGGTCAAGGGGTGTGGGGTTGGCTGCAATGGCAGCTCCAGCCAGGGAAACTGGCAGCCCTATGCCTGCCGGTGCTGCTGCTAGCCCTCTGGATCAGCTTCACCGAGGAACTGGTGTTTCGGGGGTTTGTGCTCACCCAATTACAAGCAGCCTTACCACCCTGGGCGGCAGCGGTGATCGCTAGCGTCATCTTTGCCCTCCTGCACCTAATCTGGGAGGGACAGGGCACCCTGCCCCAGATACCGGGGCTGTGGCTGATGGGTATGGTTCTGTGTCTAGCTCGCTGGGTCGATCACAACCAACTAGGTCTGGCTTGGGGGCTTCATGCTGGCTGGGTTTGGGGCATCGCTCTCCTTGATTTAACCGCAACCATTACTGTTACCAACCAAGCTCCTCAGTGGCTCACGGGTTGGGACGGTAAGCCTCTCTCGGGGTGCCTCTGTCTGCTATTGCTGCTGCTTACCGGTGGGGGGATTTGGGGCTTCAATCCTCACCTGGATCGGTATATCCTTGGAGGTTTTCTGGGTTAATGCCCTGGAGAATCCGGCTGGCTTTGCGGGTCAGAGTTTCTGTGCCTTTGACCACCACCAAATACTTACCCGCATTTAGACGATTCCGATAGGGCAGGGCATCCCCGCCCCCGACGATCAAACCGACACCACCCCCCACCAGCAGGCTCCCCATCCCCCCGGAGCCCGCACCCAGTATTCCCCCAATCACATGATTGCCCAATTCTCCAGCCCAGGCAAAGGTTTCTAGGTGGCTAATGACGCTAAAGGTATAACCAGCAAAAAAGCCAAAGGGCACGAGCCAGGATGCCATCAACCGCACTTGTTTACGAGCTTGTTCATTGGGATCAATCAACCCATATTCATCCGCACTCTGGTATCCCCGCCCTAGAATTGCGACCTGCTGCATTGGTAGATCCTTTGTTTCCAACACCGAGTAGGCGGTTTCGGCTTGAATGCGATCGGAGAATACAGCAACCAGATAATTTGTCACATCAGCTTCCTCATCAAAAATCTTTCCCGTAACCAACCGCATGGACTCACCTTTGCAGATACAATGCTCTGTTGTGGCAATCCTCTTCAGCAATTCATTATCAGAGTATGCCTCTCCAGCAGTGCTGTCTGCTGCAAGGCTGGTTTCGTTGACACTTGGCGATCATCAGCGCTCCTCCCCCTCCTTCTGATTGTCTCAGATAGGCTTTCCTCTTCCCACGGGTTTAAATATGCCGAAGGTTCTCGTTTCCGATCCCATTGAACAAGTTGGAATTGACATCCTCTCCCAGGTTGCTCAGGTGGATATTCAGACTAACCTTTCCGCCGAAGAACTGGTGCGGATTATTCCGGAGTACGATGCGTTGATGATCCGCTCCGGCACCCGCGTCACGCAAGCAATTATTCAGGCCGCTACGCAGTTAAAAATCATTGGCCGTGCTGGGGTTGGGGTTGACAATGTCGATATCCCTGCGGCAACGCGTCGGGGAATTGTCGTTGTGAATTCTCCGGAAGGCAACACCATTGCGGCAGCTGAACATACCCTGGCGATGATGATGGCACTGTCTCGCCATATCCCAGAGGCAAATTACTCTGTAAAGAGTGGACAGTGGGATCGAAAACGCTTTACCGGGGTTGAGATTTACAAGAAAGTTCTGGGAATCGTCGGCTTAGGGAAAATTGGCTCTCATGTTGCAACCGTTGCCCGCGCCATGGGCATGCGGCTCTTGGCCTATGATCCCTATCTGTCCCTCGATCGAGCGGAACAGTTGGGCTGTCGCTTGGTGGAGCTAGATCTCTTGATTCAGGAAGCAGATTTTATTACCCTCCATCTGCCCAAAACCCCAGAAA
It encodes:
- a CDS encoding CPBP family intramembrane glutamic endopeptidase; this encodes MMLIPTCLHLLLFFLIWVGLWLPFAVPLAITLHWRPSQPLQLQQKLPLLASLYVLAPLLLRGWLQVMGGTWADYGLVWQSTLGVSLGIGLGVGSLGLLFLFVGQGVWGWLQWQLQPGKLAALCLPVLLLALWISFTEELVFRGFVLTQLQAALPPWAAAVIASVIFALLHLIWEGQGTLPQIPGLWLMGMVLCLARWVDHNQLGLAWGLHAGWVWGIALLDLTATITVTNQAPQWLTGWDGKPLSGCLCLLLLLLTGGGIWGFNPHLDRYILGGFLG